The Legionella sp. PATHC032 genome has a window encoding:
- the purQ gene encoding phosphoribosylformylglycinamidine synthase I yields the protein MKIAVVQFPGSNCERETMLAVQRAGMTPVEFLWNDSSEKLREMDGYIIVGGFSYEDRSRAGIIAALDPVMKEIKLQSELGKPVLGICNGAQILVETGLVPGLKNYQIGMALTENKRILDGKILGTGFYNSWIHMRTGDRVRENAFTSYLSKDSVLSIPAAHAEGRFVMPMKLLQEIEEEGLNAFQYCDEQGNRDDNFPVNPNGSLRNIAAIINKAGNVMAIMPHPERTFAGDPIFHSMKEYIKEKKQFKQQTLSYQPEPIKIFPYDKKDNAQELFVKLIITDNAALTVQNTLRQLGIPVTVNRMMYWHIDANSPEIIEKIKQTGVLYNDRKEYLIAPEQIFSSETKAFLVKSKDDMIGQQKLQMLRDHFSIDGVNAIDHGVLWIFSSGNVKIHELAESILATNIIFNPNAHICYEYQCP from the coding sequence ATGAAGATTGCAGTTGTTCAGTTTCCAGGCTCCAATTGCGAACGTGAAACAATGCTTGCGGTGCAAAGAGCGGGTATGACTCCAGTTGAGTTTTTGTGGAATGATTCATCAGAAAAACTGCGAGAAATGGATGGTTATATTATTGTTGGTGGTTTTTCCTATGAGGATAGATCAAGAGCAGGAATTATTGCAGCACTTGATCCGGTCATGAAAGAAATAAAATTACAGAGTGAATTGGGAAAACCTGTTCTTGGTATTTGCAATGGAGCACAGATCCTTGTTGAAACAGGTTTGGTTCCTGGTTTAAAAAATTATCAAATTGGTATGGCTCTGACTGAGAATAAGCGAATTCTGGATGGAAAAATTTTAGGGACAGGATTTTATAACAGCTGGATTCATATGCGAACTGGTGATAGGGTGAGGGAAAATGCATTCACCAGTTATTTATCAAAAGATTCTGTATTATCAATTCCTGCTGCCCATGCTGAAGGGCGTTTTGTAATGCCTATGAAATTATTGCAAGAAATTGAAGAGGAAGGTTTAAATGCGTTTCAGTATTGTGATGAACAGGGTAACAGAGATGATAATTTCCCCGTAAATCCAAATGGGTCTCTACGGAATATTGCAGCTATTATTAATAAAGCGGGTAATGTTATGGCCATAATGCCTCACCCCGAACGCACTTTTGCGGGAGATCCTATATTTCATTCAATGAAGGAGTATATTAAGGAGAAAAAACAATTCAAGCAGCAAACACTATCCTATCAACCAGAGCCAATTAAAATATTTCCTTATGACAAAAAAGACAATGCCCAAGAGTTGTTTGTCAAATTAATTATTACAGATAATGCTGCTTTGACAGTGCAAAATACGCTAAGACAGTTAGGTATACCAGTCACGGTTAATCGTATGATGTATTGGCATATCGATGCAAATTCTCCTGAAATAATTGAAAAAATAAAGCAAACAGGGGTTTTATATAATGATCGCAAAGAATATTTGATAGCTCCTGAGCAAATATTTTCATCAGAAACCAAGGCTTTTTTGGTTAAATCGAAAGACGATATGATAGGGCAACAAAAGTTGCAAATGCTGCGGGATCATTTTTCGATTGATGGTGTTAATGCCATAGACCATGGTGTTTTGTGGATATTTAGCAGTGGAAATGTTAAAATACATGAATTGGCAGAATCCATTTTAGCTACTAATATTATCTTTAACCCTAATGCTCATATCTGCTATGAATATCAATGCCCTTAG